One Neorhizobium sp. NCHU2750 genomic window carries:
- a CDS encoding ABC transporter substrate-binding protein, translating to MNLTRRMLLAAAAAISFSISAPLGASAQELTKLTFVQEWPTPDGFWIPWIIGSKKGFYKEEGLELDIVVPPTVADTMKFLGTGRAQVAFTTVMDVIFARSEEAPVTAIGRYGTGNNWGILSAEGKPLTVAELKGKRIGIYNDAWTKAQLSMMLADANLTLNDIETVAATDDTVPLLLQNRVDAITGITNAEGTAMKTSGNQTASFLPATAHGVPNTPIFMLAGNDTWLKEHPDQAKAFLRATAKSIAYAAEHPQESVDAFKEKYGKAYDEAFITQQWTDTVPQFGKIGDDLLVNQEADWTKLLEALKKFDVVKAPQAPSTYFSNAYLGK from the coding sequence ATGAATCTGACACGTCGCATGCTTCTCGCAGCCGCAGCTGCTATTTCATTCTCGATCAGCGCACCGCTTGGCGCTTCTGCACAGGAGCTCACCAAGCTCACGTTCGTGCAGGAATGGCCGACGCCGGATGGCTTCTGGATTCCGTGGATCATCGGCTCGAAGAAGGGATTCTACAAGGAAGAAGGCCTTGAGCTCGACATCGTCGTACCGCCAACTGTGGCCGATACGATGAAGTTTCTCGGGACCGGTCGCGCGCAGGTCGCCTTCACGACCGTCATGGACGTCATCTTCGCGCGTTCAGAAGAAGCACCAGTCACGGCCATCGGCCGGTATGGCACCGGCAACAACTGGGGCATCCTCAGCGCCGAAGGTAAGCCGCTGACGGTTGCCGAACTAAAAGGCAAACGGATTGGCATCTACAATGACGCCTGGACCAAGGCCCAGCTGAGCATGATGCTGGCCGATGCTAACCTCACGCTAAACGACATCGAAACTGTTGCTGCGACGGACGACACTGTCCCGCTTCTTCTTCAGAACCGGGTCGACGCGATCACCGGCATCACAAATGCCGAAGGCACAGCGATGAAGACATCAGGCAACCAGACGGCGTCCTTCCTGCCGGCAACCGCACACGGCGTACCGAATACCCCAATCTTCATGCTGGCAGGCAATGACACCTGGCTGAAGGAACACCCGGATCAGGCCAAGGCATTCCTGCGCGCGACAGCAAAGAGCATCGCCTATGCTGCGGAGCATCCGCAGGAATCAGTCGATGCGTTCAAGGAAAAATATGGCAAGGCCTATGACGAGGCCTTCATCACGCAGCAATGGACAGACACCGTTCCGCAATTCGGCAAGATCGGTGATGATCTCCTCGTCAACCAGGAGGCTGACTGGACCAAACTGCTCGAGGCCTTGAAGAAATTCGACGTCGTAAAGGCCCCGCAGGCGCCATCGACTTATTTCAGCAACGCCTATCTCGGGAAATGA
- a CDS encoding hydantoinase/carbamoylase family amidase has translation MTKRLRIDGERLVRRIAEFATIGGTAAGGVNRQAFSMEDREARGKLADLALSRGLKVTQDQAANLFIAFPGREHEKPVLIGSHLDSQPSGGRFDGALGSLAAFEVIETIADAGLDYSLPIELVIWSNEEGSRYAPGTMGSRAFADGSLPKDIETLKDGEGKPLSSEIAATLAALPEVSVVGLGKPIAAYLELHIEQGPILEAENVEIGAVSSIQGTRWFDVRIQGETGHAGTTPLTSRRDALATLIQSLAELQATIMPRDADARFTVGRIAVEPASINAIPAVATANIDIRHPSTEYLDTIEELLQSTLNKYARSNGCTAHLDRIFDMPPAEFDPEIVSCIEEAAIELGFSVKRMVSGAFHDALSVQPLAPSAMIFVPCRNGISHNEKEFVEPVNCVAGAATLLQSTLNAITKIARLHETEVQTGNQKKMGTAL, from the coding sequence ATGACGAAAAGGCTCCGCATTGACGGCGAAAGGCTTGTGCGCCGTATCGCTGAGTTTGCGACGATCGGCGGCACTGCGGCCGGTGGCGTCAATCGTCAGGCCTTTTCGATGGAGGATCGCGAAGCTCGTGGCAAACTTGCCGATCTTGCACTCTCCAGAGGGCTGAAAGTCACACAAGATCAGGCGGCCAATTTGTTCATCGCCTTTCCTGGACGCGAGCATGAGAAACCGGTCTTGATTGGTAGTCACCTCGATAGCCAGCCGAGCGGTGGCCGTTTTGACGGTGCGCTCGGCTCACTTGCCGCTTTCGAGGTTATCGAAACGATCGCCGATGCCGGCCTTGACTATTCGCTGCCGATTGAACTTGTCATCTGGTCGAATGAAGAGGGAAGCCGCTACGCCCCCGGCACAATGGGGTCACGGGCTTTTGCAGACGGTAGCCTTCCGAAAGATATCGAGACACTCAAGGACGGCGAAGGCAAGCCACTGTCATCCGAGATAGCTGCGACGCTCGCCGCACTTCCGGAGGTTTCAGTGGTCGGGCTTGGCAAACCAATAGCAGCTTATCTTGAACTGCATATCGAGCAGGGCCCCATCCTGGAGGCGGAAAATGTAGAGATAGGCGCGGTGTCCAGCATACAGGGCACGCGCTGGTTCGATGTTCGCATTCAAGGAGAAACCGGGCACGCGGGGACGACGCCGCTCACTTCGCGGCGTGATGCTCTAGCGACGCTGATCCAGTCGTTGGCCGAGTTGCAGGCCACCATCATGCCCCGCGATGCCGATGCCCGATTCACTGTCGGGCGCATTGCGGTCGAGCCTGCATCCATCAACGCTATTCCCGCAGTAGCAACGGCGAATATCGATATTCGCCATCCATCGACAGAATACCTCGACACTATCGAGGAGTTGCTACAGTCCACATTGAACAAATATGCGCGGTCAAACGGTTGTACGGCTCATCTGGACCGGATTTTCGACATGCCGCCGGCGGAGTTCGATCCGGAGATTGTTTCCTGCATCGAGGAGGCGGCCATCGAACTCGGGTTCTCGGTGAAGCGAATGGTTTCCGGAGCGTTCCATGATGCTCTGTCGGTGCAACCTCTGGCCCCCTCGGCAATGATCTTTGTGCCATGCCGCAATGGCATCAGCCACAATGAGAAGGAATTCGTCGAGCCTGTGAACTGCGTGGCTGGAGCCGCCACGTTGCTTCAGTCGACACTGAATGCGATCACAAAGATCGCGCGCCTGCATGAAACCGAAGTGCAAACCGGCAACCAAAAAAAGATGGGAACAGCATTATGA
- a CDS encoding cupin domain-containing protein, whose translation MKPNKIEADAESGQAASGKLGTRLKLARQMRGLTLKALADAAHCSESLLSKIENGKASPSLPMLHRLVEVLDTNIGWMFEETHGEEGIIFRAGTRPLIALDPLRRGDGITLERIIPYSPGHLLQCNIHHIEKGGESAGAIRHDGEEVGYVLAGQVELSVGEQSFNLTVGDTFVFDSNLPHHYRNIGEERASIFWVNTPPTF comes from the coding sequence ATGAAACCGAACAAAATAGAAGCCGACGCTGAAAGCGGCCAAGCCGCCAGCGGTAAGCTCGGTACGCGCCTCAAGCTTGCGCGCCAGATGCGAGGGTTAACGCTGAAAGCTCTTGCCGACGCTGCGCATTGCTCGGAGAGCCTCCTCTCCAAAATTGAAAATGGCAAAGCCTCTCCATCACTGCCAATGCTCCATCGTCTAGTTGAGGTTCTTGATACGAATATCGGCTGGATGTTCGAGGAAACGCATGGAGAAGAGGGAATAATCTTCAGGGCGGGCACGAGGCCTCTCATCGCTCTTGATCCTTTACGGCGCGGCGACGGGATAACGCTTGAACGCATTATCCCCTACTCGCCGGGCCATCTGCTTCAATGCAATATCCATCACATCGAGAAAGGGGGCGAGAGTGCGGGTGCCATTCGCCACGATGGTGAAGAGGTGGGATATGTTCTTGCCGGACAGGTGGAGTTGAGCGTTGGGGAGCAAAGCTTCAATCTTACGGTCGGCGACACATTCGTCTTCGATTCAAACCTGCCGCATCACTACCGCAATATCGGCGAAGAGCGTGCCAGTATATTTTGGGTGAACACACCTCCGACGTTCTGA
- a CDS encoding glutamine amidotransferase — MTGKKILLAGESWVSTATHIKGFDQFPTVTYHTGADELLSALKGGPYDVKFMPAHEAQRDFPQSIEALRDYEAIILSDIGANTLLLHPDTWIHSKTTPNRLKLLKQYVLEGGALLMFGGYYSFQGINGGARYRNTAVEEVLPVSCLAFDDRVEVPEGFTPALTADETHPILAGLGSDWPVLLGFNEVELKPGAEVLATVGDEYRDLPLLVTGKFGKGRSVVWTSDVGPHWLPSQFISWEGYKPLFEQMLDWATARD; from the coding sequence ATGACCGGAAAAAAAATCCTCCTCGCTGGAGAGTCCTGGGTTTCGACCGCAACGCATATTAAAGGCTTCGACCAGTTTCCGACCGTGACCTATCACACGGGTGCCGACGAGCTCCTTTCGGCACTCAAGGGCGGTCCCTACGACGTTAAGTTTATGCCTGCACACGAAGCCCAGAGGGACTTTCCGCAGTCGATTGAAGCGCTTCGCGACTACGAAGCGATCATCCTGTCGGATATTGGTGCTAATACGCTCCTACTTCACCCGGATACCTGGATACATTCCAAGACGACGCCGAACCGGCTCAAGCTCCTCAAGCAGTACGTGCTCGAAGGCGGCGCGCTTCTGATGTTCGGCGGCTACTACAGCTTTCAGGGCATCAATGGTGGTGCGCGATATCGCAACACGGCCGTCGAAGAGGTTCTTCCGGTTTCCTGTTTGGCATTCGACGATCGGGTCGAGGTCCCCGAAGGTTTCACGCCGGCACTGACGGCTGATGAGACACACCCCATACTCGCAGGACTTGGTTCCGATTGGCCGGTTCTGCTTGGCTTCAACGAGGTAGAGCTTAAGCCAGGAGCTGAAGTCCTTGCTACGGTCGGCGACGAATATCGTGACCTGCCGCTTCTCGTGACTGGAAAATTCGGAAAAGGGCGCTCGGTCGTCTGGACGTCAGATGTCGGGCCACATTGGTTGCCGTCCCAGTTCATTTCCTGGGAAGGCTACAAACCCTTGTTTGAACAAATGCTCGATTGGGCGACAGCCCGGGACTGA
- a CDS encoding nitrilase family protein: MEPVFGETEKNVARTIALMEEAASKGAELVVLPELCNTGYVFQSRKEARALAEEIPAGPTTRAWIEAAKRLNLHVVAGITEKDGVKLYNSAVVIGPDGLIGRYRKVHLWGDEALYFTPGDLGFPVFDTHLGRIGCHICYDCWFPESFRLAVLQGAEIMCVPTNWVPIPGQDPNREAMANIIVMGAAHSNSLFVVAADRVGTERGQPFIGQSLIVAQTGWPVAGPASADKEEILIAEINLADARRKRNWNDFNQVLRDRRRDVYDEMLGSAHTPGWH, from the coding sequence ATGGAGCCGGTTTTCGGTGAAACAGAAAAGAACGTCGCCCGCACCATCGCTTTGATGGAGGAGGCGGCCTCCAAGGGAGCGGAGCTCGTTGTCCTGCCCGAGCTCTGCAACACCGGATACGTCTTCCAGAGCCGCAAGGAAGCAAGGGCTCTCGCCGAAGAGATCCCCGCTGGCCCAACGACACGCGCCTGGATAGAGGCGGCCAAGAGACTGAACCTTCATGTCGTCGCCGGGATTACCGAGAAGGATGGTGTGAAGCTCTATAACTCAGCCGTCGTCATCGGCCCGGACGGATTGATCGGGCGCTACCGCAAGGTCCATTTGTGGGGTGACGAGGCGCTTTACTTCACTCCCGGAGATCTCGGCTTCCCGGTCTTTGATACGCACCTCGGCCGGATCGGCTGCCATATATGCTATGATTGCTGGTTCCCGGAAAGCTTCCGGCTCGCAGTTCTTCAAGGTGCCGAGATCATGTGCGTCCCGACCAATTGGGTGCCGATTCCGGGACAAGATCCGAACCGCGAAGCCATGGCGAACATCATCGTCATGGGAGCTGCGCACAGCAATTCCCTTTTTGTCGTCGCGGCAGATCGTGTAGGCACCGAGCGTGGACAGCCATTTATCGGCCAAAGCTTGATCGTGGCGCAGACCGGTTGGCCGGTTGCCGGCCCGGCCAGTGCCGACAAGGAAGAAATCCTGATTGCCGAGATTAACCTCGCGGATGCTCGGCGGAAACGCAACTGGAACGATTTCAATCAGGTTCTGAGAGATCGCCGTCGCGACGTGTACGATGAAATGCTTGGGAGTGCTCACACACCTGGCTGGCATTGA
- a CDS encoding type II toxin-antitoxin system VapC family toxin, which produces MILVDSSIWIDHFRHGDSELTKIIGDDRLLCHPFVVGELALGSLRDRDAVLAFLAAQRETVVATHAEVMTVIDRYSIFSMGIGYTDAHLLTSTLLDRRSSLWTRDKRLAAAAQKVGAALYPSANIPH; this is translated from the coding sequence GTGATCCTTGTCGATAGCTCGATCTGGATTGATCATTTTCGACACGGCGACTCGGAGCTGACCAAAATCATCGGAGATGATCGGTTGCTTTGCCACCCTTTCGTTGTCGGCGAACTGGCCCTAGGCAGTCTGCGAGATCGGGATGCGGTATTAGCGTTTCTTGCAGCTCAGCGTGAGACAGTGGTCGCGACCCATGCAGAGGTAATGACCGTCATTGATCGTTATTCGATCTTTAGCATGGGGATCGGCTATACTGACGCACATCTGTTAACGTCAACCCTCCTCGATCGACGATCAAGCTTGTGGACGAGGGATAAACGCCTGGCGGCTGCGGCTCAGAAGGTTGGCGCGGCGCTTTATCCGTCCGCGAATATTCCTCACTAG
- a CDS encoding type II toxin-antitoxin system VapB family antitoxin encodes MRSTISLDDNLMERAKSLTGTKETAALVRQALETLVRVESGKRLIALGGTMPEAEVAPRRRSEVSK; translated from the coding sequence ATGCGATCTACTATCAGTCTCGACGACAACCTCATGGAACGGGCCAAGTCCCTTACAGGCACAAAGGAAACGGCGGCTCTTGTGCGTCAAGCACTCGAGACTTTGGTACGAGTCGAATCCGGTAAACGGTTGATCGCCCTTGGCGGGACGATGCCCGAGGCCGAGGTAGCACCTCGCCGCCGGAGCGAAGTGAGCAAGTGA
- a CDS encoding MurR/RpiR family transcriptional regulator: protein MDATLRTADRIKSHFGGLTKAQQNIAQYIVERSDAVAFMTAKQLAVAVAQSDAAVVRFSKAVGFAGFLEMREALRGEMLDVEGSSGMAQKAGGSTTISVREEVQAISTELVERTGEMNSGEAFEKVVDALVDARRILVSGHGTSYPLAAYVSMHLNQCLDKVEILNVDQGDLAERFRSIGPGDVVIGIGYVRYLPFTVDILTVAKQLGATVVAITDKLTSPLAHVADHSLFAARSTSAIWWSQAGTFAIADALTAMCMAKDSQSTERLRQADEMLAKLGLWNRGLPSNRSLNVSAGDTDADVSG from the coding sequence ATGGATGCAACATTGCGGACCGCAGATCGGATTAAGTCTCATTTCGGGGGCCTTACGAAAGCTCAGCAGAACATCGCTCAATACATTGTGGAGCGGTCGGATGCTGTCGCATTCATGACTGCCAAGCAGCTTGCCGTTGCCGTTGCGCAGAGCGATGCAGCCGTAGTCCGCTTCTCCAAGGCTGTTGGCTTCGCGGGCTTTCTTGAGATGCGCGAGGCGTTGCGAGGGGAGATGCTGGACGTCGAAGGGTCGAGCGGGATGGCCCAGAAGGCTGGCGGTTCGACAACCATCAGCGTGCGTGAGGAAGTGCAAGCCATCTCCACAGAGCTCGTCGAGCGCACCGGAGAGATGAATTCGGGCGAGGCCTTCGAAAAGGTTGTTGATGCCCTTGTTGATGCCCGCAGAATTCTGGTCAGCGGCCATGGCACGTCTTATCCATTGGCAGCCTATGTCTCGATGCACCTCAACCAATGCCTGGACAAGGTGGAAATCCTCAATGTCGACCAGGGAGATCTCGCCGAGCGCTTTCGTTCTATCGGCCCGGGTGATGTCGTCATCGGCATCGGTTACGTCCGCTATCTGCCGTTTACAGTCGATATTCTCACGGTCGCTAAGCAATTGGGAGCAACCGTCGTCGCCATTACAGACAAGCTGACCTCGCCTCTCGCGCATGTCGCGGACCATTCGTTGTTCGCCGCCCGCAGTACGTCGGCGATCTGGTGGAGCCAGGCCGGAACCTTCGCAATCGCGGACGCCCTGACCGCCATGTGCATGGCCAAGGATTCGCAGAGCACGGAGCGACTGCGGCAGGCCGACGAGATGCTGGCAAAGCTCGGCCTGTGGAACCGGGGTCTGCCGTCGAACCGATCGCTCAACGTCTCTGCCGGCGACACCGACGCAGACGTGTCGGGCTGA
- a CDS encoding ABC transporter substrate-binding protein yields the protein MNKKSDELFSMASSRRSFLKSAAVLGTGAAGLYAPYVRAEAGQVVVRGLGGAYQDAMTKAVYEPFTAETGIKVAVLPATAAQVRAMVEARQVRIDVVDLVDVALMSLDRIGALQPIAYDKMKFTKPDDIQSTVRRPNMVGNLFFATVLAYNTEAFATGTHPRGWKEFWDVQKFPGARTLADQKSGAAELEFALLAEGVAKDALYPLDIDRAFASLDKIKPSIVKWWDTGAVSAQMLELKEAVLGGIWNGRAQALIDGGAPIAIDWTEAKQQVQYWGVVKGAANSENAQLFIDFALQPEVQGKLTQFIAYGPTNTKAFAHVRKEDLAKLPSNPEFFANTFEQSPEWWTDNLTTVGSRWQSWILSK from the coding sequence ATGAACAAGAAATCCGATGAACTATTCAGCATGGCATCAAGCCGGCGCAGCTTTCTGAAGTCTGCCGCCGTGCTCGGCACCGGCGCCGCGGGGCTCTATGCACCCTACGTGCGCGCAGAAGCCGGACAGGTCGTGGTGCGTGGCCTGGGCGGCGCCTATCAGGACGCGATGACCAAGGCGGTGTACGAGCCCTTCACCGCGGAGACGGGCATCAAGGTTGCCGTCCTTCCGGCGACTGCCGCGCAGGTTCGCGCTATGGTTGAGGCTCGCCAGGTGCGCATCGATGTCGTTGACCTCGTCGATGTCGCCCTGATGTCGCTTGACCGCATCGGCGCGCTTCAGCCGATTGCCTATGACAAGATGAAATTCACCAAGCCGGACGACATCCAATCGACGGTTCGTCGCCCCAACATGGTCGGCAACCTCTTCTTCGCGACGGTGCTTGCCTATAATACTGAAGCGTTCGCGACGGGAACCCATCCGCGCGGCTGGAAGGAATTCTGGGACGTGCAGAAGTTTCCGGGCGCGCGCACGCTAGCAGACCAGAAGTCGGGTGCTGCAGAACTGGAATTCGCGCTGCTTGCCGAGGGCGTCGCCAAGGATGCTCTCTATCCGCTCGACATTGACCGTGCCTTCGCCTCGCTCGACAAGATCAAGCCCAGCATCGTCAAGTGGTGGGATACCGGTGCTGTGTCCGCGCAGATGCTTGAACTCAAGGAAGCCGTCCTCGGTGGCATCTGGAACGGCCGCGCCCAGGCGCTGATCGACGGCGGCGCCCCCATCGCCATTGACTGGACGGAAGCCAAGCAGCAGGTTCAGTATTGGGGCGTTGTCAAGGGCGCGGCCAATTCCGAAAATGCCCAGCTTTTCATCGATTTCGCTCTCCAGCCTGAGGTGCAAGGCAAGCTGACGCAGTTCATCGCCTATGGTCCGACCAATACCAAGGCATTCGCCCATGTGCGCAAAGAGGATCTGGCCAAGCTTCCGAGCAATCCCGAGTTCTTTGCCAACACCTTCGAGCAGAGCCCCGAATGGTGGACCGACAATTTGACGACCGTCGGCTCCCGCTGGCAGTCGTGGATACTGAGCAAGTAA
- a CDS encoding ABC transporter ATP-binding protein has product MSELVMETGSELQLSGVTKLYGQSAAVKDLDLHVQPGRFVTLLGASGSGKTTTLMMLAGFTFPNSGQIRIGRKDVTGLPPGKRNLGVVFQNYSLFPHMTVAQNLAFPLEMRGRSKADIARLVGGTLDMVHLGKMADRYPRQLSGGQQQRVALARAIIFEPQALLMDEPLGALDKNLREHMQIEIKRLHASLGATIVLVTHDQEEALTMSDKIAVMQDGRIAQIADPKTIYERPDSRFVASFIGQSNFLKGIIETSGNGAALRLADGSAIPCNGRPDLKAGEAVLAVLRPERIVFGGQGSGGRESGVPGAGLKGRVSDVLYLGHTIKISVTLSDGTEIMTQSSAGTFGGAAPETGSDVTIGWGSEPLWCVAAGAAA; this is encoded by the coding sequence ATGAGTGAACTGGTAATGGAAACAGGCTCAGAACTCCAACTCTCCGGCGTGACCAAGCTTTACGGCCAGTCTGCCGCAGTGAAGGATCTTGATTTGCACGTCCAGCCCGGCCGTTTCGTCACCCTTCTGGGAGCAAGCGGTTCGGGCAAGACGACGACGTTGATGATGCTGGCGGGGTTCACGTTCCCGAATTCCGGACAGATCCGTATCGGCCGCAAGGACGTTACCGGCCTGCCGCCGGGTAAGCGGAATCTCGGGGTCGTTTTCCAGAACTACTCGCTTTTTCCTCATATGACAGTGGCCCAGAACCTCGCATTTCCGCTGGAAATGCGGGGGAGATCCAAGGCCGATATTGCGCGTCTCGTAGGCGGGACGCTCGACATGGTCCATCTCGGCAAGATGGCCGACCGCTATCCGCGTCAACTGTCGGGCGGCCAGCAGCAACGCGTCGCACTGGCCCGGGCCATCATCTTTGAACCGCAGGCGCTGTTGATGGACGAGCCGCTCGGCGCACTCGACAAGAACCTGCGCGAGCACATGCAGATCGAGATCAAGCGCCTTCACGCCTCTCTTGGTGCGACGATCGTCTTAGTCACCCACGATCAGGAAGAAGCGCTGACCATGTCGGACAAGATTGCCGTCATGCAGGATGGAAGGATTGCCCAAATAGCCGATCCCAAGACGATCTACGAGCGGCCCGATAGCCGTTTCGTTGCGAGCTTCATCGGCCAATCCAACTTCCTCAAGGGTATCATAGAAACCAGCGGCAATGGTGCAGCATTGCGCCTTGCTGATGGCAGCGCTATTCCCTGTAACGGCCGGCCGGACCTCAAGGCCGGCGAGGCGGTACTTGCGGTTCTGCGGCCGGAGCGGATAGTTTTCGGCGGCCAGGGGTCTGGCGGGCGGGAATCCGGCGTGCCGGGCGCCGGCCTCAAGGGGCGTGTCAGCGACGTCCTCTATCTTGGCCATACGATCAAGATTTCCGTCACGTTGTCCGACGGTACCGAGATCATGACGCAATCGAGTGCCGGGACCTTCGGCGGCGCGGCTCCGGAGACAGGCAGCGACGTGACCATCGGCTGGGGTTCTGAACCGCTCTGGTGCGTCGCAGCGGGAGCGGCTGCATGA
- a CDS encoding ABC transporter permease — protein MSSVNTSDRSRIWLLLLPALAVLCVFFLYPLGAMLSRSIYDPGFTLHHYQRLLAEPAYLQVLLATFEIAGLVTVASLALGYPLAYLLSQVKPRLSGLLMIIVIVPYFTSVLVRTYAWMVILGSQGIVNQFLLWAGIITTPLSIMYTRTAVTIGMTYIMLPYMILALYSVMRGIDTGLLLAAESLGAGRARAFWRIFAPLSLPGVAAGCLLVFILALGFFITPALMGSQQDSMISMLVESQVETYFDWGFASALATLLLICTLVLFIIYERFVGLNRLFEAKL, from the coding sequence ATGAGCAGCGTAAACACATCCGATAGATCGAGGATCTGGCTCCTGCTGTTGCCGGCGCTCGCAGTGCTGTGTGTGTTCTTCCTTTACCCGCTCGGCGCGATGCTGTCGCGCAGCATCTACGATCCCGGCTTCACCCTGCATCACTACCAGCGGCTGCTGGCAGAACCGGCATATCTCCAGGTGCTCCTGGCGACATTCGAAATTGCCGGCCTAGTCACCGTGGCATCGCTTGCCCTCGGCTACCCGCTCGCCTACCTCCTTTCGCAGGTCAAGCCGCGCCTCTCGGGGCTCTTGATGATCATCGTCATCGTGCCATATTTCACAAGCGTTCTGGTGCGTACCTATGCGTGGATGGTCATTCTCGGCTCGCAGGGCATCGTCAACCAGTTCCTCCTCTGGGCCGGGATCATCACCACCCCGCTGTCAATCATGTATACGCGCACGGCGGTGACGATCGGTATGACCTACATCATGCTGCCCTATATGATCCTGGCACTCTACAGTGTCATGCGCGGTATCGACACCGGCCTGCTGCTGGCGGCCGAAAGCCTTGGTGCAGGCAGGGCGCGAGCCTTCTGGCGCATATTCGCGCCGCTGTCGCTTCCCGGTGTCGCCGCCGGATGCCTTCTGGTCTTCATCCTCGCGCTGGGTTTCTTCATCACGCCGGCCCTGATGGGCAGCCAGCAGGACAGCATGATTTCTATGCTTGTGGAAAGCCAGGTGGAAACCTATTTCGACTGGGGTTTCGCATCCGCGCTTGCCACCCTGCTTCTGATCTGCACCCTCGTGCTGTTCATCATCTATGAACGTTTTGTCGGGCTCAATCGGCTATTCGAGGCCAAGCTATGA
- a CDS encoding ABC transporter permease, whose amino-acid sequence MNGRTIGLSTSIISFFVLLFLAIPILIIVPLALNSGNYLRFPPQGISLRWFNVILGSADWLDSAWTSLKIALGATVFSIVLSLLSAIALVRGRFAMKQAVYALILLPMIVPNIISAIAMFFFFANMPQVPPSLAIVIGHTVLAIPIATIILSATLQGVDGRLENAALSLGADRITAFRRVTLPLIAPGIASAFIFAFLSSFDELLIAMFMAGTSSQTLPVRIWNSVLFQLDPSIAAVSVMLIIVSIICLLLANFLAARSKGRS is encoded by the coding sequence ATGAACGGACGCACCATCGGCCTCAGCACGAGTATCATCTCGTTCTTCGTGCTCCTGTTTCTCGCTATTCCCATTCTGATCATCGTGCCGCTCGCGCTCAACAGTGGCAACTATCTGCGCTTCCCGCCGCAGGGCATATCATTACGTTGGTTCAATGTGATCCTCGGAAGTGCCGATTGGCTCGATTCCGCCTGGACGAGCCTCAAGATCGCGCTCGGCGCCACGGTCTTTTCGATCGTTCTCAGTCTTCTTTCCGCAATCGCCCTGGTCCGTGGCCGCTTTGCCATGAAACAGGCCGTCTACGCCTTGATCCTGCTGCCGATGATTGTGCCGAACATCATATCGGCTATCGCGATGTTCTTCTTCTTTGCCAACATGCCGCAGGTCCCGCCATCGCTTGCGATCGTCATCGGCCATACCGTCCTGGCTATTCCGATTGCGACGATCATTCTCTCGGCGACCCTTCAGGGTGTCGACGGCAGACTCGAGAATGCGGCCCTCAGCCTTGGCGCCGACAGGATCACAGCATTCCGGCGGGTGACACTCCCGCTCATCGCGCCGGGCATCGCCTCGGCCTTCATCTTCGCGTTCCTGTCGTCATTCGATGAATTGCTGATCGCGATGTTCATGGCTGGCACGTCGAGCCAGACGCTGCCAGTGCGGATCTGGAATTCGGTCCTCTTCCAGCTCGACCCGTCGATCGCGGCCGTCAGCGTCATGCTGATCATCGTGTCGATCATCTGCCTTCTACTCGCAAATTTCCTCGCCGCCCGCAGCAAGGGCCGCTCTTAA